Proteins encoded in a region of the Pseudothermotoga elfii DSM 9442 = NBRC 107921 genome:
- a CDS encoding ABC transporter substrate-binding protein — protein MRKVYVFSLLVFVFAFAFSAQISEVKIGAGWEMTGPIAGFGQMSWDGVKLAMKLRPTVRIADKDIPVKVVLLDNKGDKAEAANVVKRLIDVEKVCAILGPCTSSCALAAGAIAEQKQVSLVTNTATSPLVTQNRRFIFRACFVDTLQGELLAKFAWEELKARNVAIMVDVAQDYVVGLANYFMRAFAKFGGTFFSEYYNTGDQDFTAQLTDALSRNPDTIFMPGYYAEIALICKQARELGFTGNFLAGDGADAPELIEIGGQFVEGLCYTTYFHQDADLSPATKPFVEAYVKEYGRRPDAFGALAFDAYNLVLDAIERAQSVDPVAVRNALAATRDFQGVAGGISYPQDSGDPIKPAVINTIKNGQFVLMTVVKP, from the coding sequence GCACAAATCAGCGAAGTGAAAATTGGAGCGGGTTGGGAAATGACTGGGCCTATAGCCGGTTTTGGTCAGATGTCCTGGGACGGAGTTAAACTTGCCATGAAATTGAGGCCAACCGTTAGAATTGCTGACAAAGATATACCCGTTAAAGTAGTTTTGCTTGACAATAAAGGAGACAAAGCTGAAGCAGCCAACGTAGTTAAAAGATTGATTGACGTTGAAAAAGTGTGTGCTATTCTTGGCCCATGTACAAGTTCATGTGCTCTGGCTGCAGGCGCCATAGCTGAGCAAAAACAGGTTTCTCTGGTAACAAACACCGCCACAAGCCCGCTTGTAACTCAGAACAGAAGATTTATATTTCGTGCCTGTTTTGTTGATACCCTTCAAGGCGAACTTCTGGCAAAGTTCGCTTGGGAAGAGCTCAAGGCGAGAAATGTTGCTATAATGGTCGATGTTGCTCAGGATTATGTTGTGGGACTTGCAAATTACTTTATGCGGGCTTTTGCTAAATTCGGAGGGACGTTTTTCAGTGAATATTACAATACAGGTGATCAAGATTTTACCGCCCAACTTACAGACGCCCTGTCAAGAAATCCAGACACAATTTTTATGCCTGGCTATTATGCGGAGATCGCGTTGATATGCAAACAAGCTCGAGAATTGGGGTTTACAGGAAACTTTCTGGCTGGGGATGGTGCGGATGCACCTGAACTGATAGAAATTGGTGGTCAATTTGTTGAAGGACTTTGTTATACCACCTACTTTCATCAGGATGCTGATTTATCGCCGGCAACAAAACCTTTTGTTGAAGCTTATGTAAAAGAGTATGGTAGAAGGCCAGACGCATTTGGAGCTCTTGCTTTTGATGCTTACAATCTTGTACTGGATGCCATTGAAAGAGCACAGTCGGTTGATCCAGTTGCAGTGAGGAATGCCCTTGCAGCTACCAGAGATTTTCAGGGTGTTGCAGGCGGTATCTCTTATCCTCAGGACTCAGGCGATCCGATAAAACCGGCAGTCATAAATACTATAAAAAATGGACAATTCGTTCTCATGACTGTTGTTAAACCATGA
- a CDS encoding branched-chain amino acid ABC transporter permease has translation MSLSSFLQHLVNALSLGGIYALIAIGYTMVYGILRLINFAHGDVFTYGIYFAFYGVSIFLMPWWISFMFSIFLTAFLGAFIEKVAYRPLRNAPRISALITAIGVSFFLENFAIVAFGGRAKSFNPQTGIYPNSFLRMLQIGKVRLPILTLITLGITAISLFILIWIVYRTKIGMAMRAISKDIPTTRLMGVNADRVISFTFMIGSGLAAIGGILWAMKYPQIYPFTGMIPGLKAFIAAVVGGIGSIQGAMIGGFILGISEIMIVAFIPSLAGYRDAFAYAILLFVLLVKPTGILGVEVSEKV, from the coding sequence TTGAGCCTTTCTTCGTTTTTGCAACATCTTGTTAATGCACTTTCGCTTGGTGGTATTTACGCCCTCATTGCAATAGGTTATACTATGGTCTATGGGATTCTCAGATTAATAAATTTTGCTCATGGAGATGTCTTTACTTACGGAATATACTTCGCATTTTATGGGGTTTCAATATTTTTGATGCCATGGTGGATTAGTTTTATGTTTTCGATATTTTTGACAGCTTTTCTCGGGGCCTTTATTGAAAAGGTTGCTTACAGACCGTTGCGGAATGCTCCAAGAATATCTGCTTTGATAACAGCCATAGGCGTTTCTTTCTTTTTGGAGAATTTTGCGATAGTTGCTTTTGGAGGGAGAGCGAAATCATTCAACCCTCAAACTGGAATTTACCCAAATTCCTTTCTTCGTATGCTTCAAATAGGGAAAGTAAGGTTACCCATTCTTACACTTATCACTCTGGGAATAACTGCTATATCGCTTTTTATTCTAATATGGATAGTTTATCGAACAAAGATAGGAATGGCTATGAGAGCTATCAGCAAAGATATTCCGACCACAAGGTTGATGGGTGTTAACGCCGATAGAGTGATCAGTTTTACTTTTATGATAGGCTCTGGCTTAGCTGCTATTGGGGGTATTTTGTGGGCGATGAAATATCCTCAGATTTACCCTTTTACCGGAATGATTCCCGGTTTAAAAGCATTCATTGCAGCAGTTGTTGGAGGCATAGGCAGTATTCAGGGGGCAATGATTGGTGGATTCATACTTGGCATCAGCGAAATAATGATAGTGGCGTTTATACCATCACTTGCTGGATACAGGGATGCTTTTGCTTACGCAATTCTTTTGTTTGTACTTCTGGTTAAACCAACCGGAATACTTGGCGTAGAAGTTTCAGAAAAGGTGTGA